A genomic segment from Marmota flaviventris isolate mMarFla1 chromosome 7, mMarFla1.hap1, whole genome shotgun sequence encodes:
- the Mfsd10 gene encoding major facilitator superfamily domain-containing protein 10 isoform X1, translating into MGWGADAGCTPRPPIRPRPAPERRVVVVLFLGLLLDLLAFTLLLPLLPGLLESHGRAHDPLYGSWQRGVDWFAAAIGVPAEQRYHSVLFGGLIGSAFSFLQFLSAPLTGAASDSLGRRPVMLLSLAGLVASYAVWAASRSFAAFLASRVIGGISKGNVSLSTAIVADLGSPAARSQGMAVIGVAFSLAFTLGPMLGASLSVEMAPWLSLFFAVSNLLFIFCFLPETLPPEKRAPSVALGFRAAADLLSPVALLRFAAVARGQDPPARDKLGSLRGLGLVYFLYLFLFSGLEYTLSFLAHQHFQFSSLQQGKMFFFIGLTMATIQGTYARRISPGGEVAAVKRALLLLVPAFLLIGWGHSLPVLGLGLLLYSFAAAVVVPCLSSMVASFGSPGQKGTVMGTLRSLGALARAVGPMVAASVYWLAGAQVCFTVCSGLFLFPFLLLLKLRHPAPILKAE; encoded by the exons ATGGGGTGGGGGGCGGACGCCGGCTGCACCCCGCGCCCGCCCATCCGCCCGCGGCCCGCGCCCGAGCGCCGCGTGGTGGTCGTGCTCTTCCTGGGCCTGCTGCTGGACCTCTTGGCCTTCACGCTGCTGCTGCCCCTGCTACCCGGGCTGCTGGAGAGCCACGGCCGCGCGCAC gACCCGCTCTACGGCTCGTGGCAGCGCGGCGTGGACTGGTTCGCCGCGGCCATCGGGGTGCCGGCGGAGCAGCGCTACCACAGCGTGCTGTTCGGAG GTCTGATCGGCTCGGCCTTCTCCTTCCTGCAGTTCCTCTCCGCGCCGCTCACCGGGGCCGCCTCCGACTCCCTGGGGCGGCGCCCAGTGATGCTGCTGTCCCTG GCGGGTCTGGTTGCCTCCTATGCAGTATGGGCAGCATCCCGGAGCTTCGCGGCCTTTCTGGCCTCCAGGGTGATTGGGGGCATCAGCAAGGGGAACGTCAGCCTCTCCACAGCCATCGTTGCTGACCTGGGCTCACCTGCAGCCCGCAGCCAAGGCATG GCAGTGATTGGAGTGGCCTTCTCCTTGGCCTTCACACTGGGCCCCATGCTCGGTGCCTCCCTGTCTGTGGAGATGGCACCCTGGCTCAGCCTCTTCTTCGCAGTCTCAAACCTGCTCTTCATCTTCTGCTTCCTGCCAGAGACGCTACCTCCAGAGAAGCGC GCACCCTCGGTCGCCCTGGGCTTCCGCGCTGCTGCTGACCTGCTCAGCCCTGTGGCCCTCCTGCGCTTTGCAGCTGTTGCTCGAGGCCAGGACCCACCTGCCAGAGACA AGCTTGGCAGCCTGCGCGGCCTGGGCCTGGTCTACTTCCTCTACCTCTTCCTGTTCTCGGGGCTGGAGTACACGCTGAGCTTCCTGGCACACCAGCACTTCCAGTTTAGCAG CCTGCAGCAGGGCAAGATGTTTTTCTTCATCGGTCTCACCATGGCCACCATCCAGGGCACCTACGCTCGGCGAATCAGCCCTGGCGGGGAAGTGGCAGCTGTCAAGCGG GCCCTGCTGCTGCTGGTGCCAGCCTTCCTTCTCATTGGCTGGGGACACTCACTGCCcgtgctgggcctggggctgctgCTCTACTCCTTTG CCGCTGCTGTCGTGGTGCCTTGCCTGTCCTCCATGGTTGCCAGCTTTG GTTCTCCAGGTCAGAAGGGCACTGTCATGGGCACTCTGCGGAGCCTGGGTGCCCTGGCCAGAGCGGTGGGTCCCATGGTGGCTGCCTCAG TGTACTGGCTGGCTGGGGCCCAGGTCTGCTTCACCGTGTGCTCGGGGCtcttcctgttccccttcctcctcttgctGAAGCTGAGACATCCAGCGCCCATTCTCAAGGCCGAGTAG
- the Mfsd10 gene encoding major facilitator superfamily domain-containing protein 10 isoform X3: MGWGADAGCTPRPPIRPRPAPERRVVVVLFLGLLLDLLAFTLLLPLLPGLLESHGRAHDPLYGSWQRGVDWFAAAIGVPAEQRYHSVLFGGLIGSAFSFLQFLSAPLTGAASDSLGRRPVMLLSLAGLVASYAVWAASRSFAAFLASRVIGGISKGNVSLSTAIVADLGSPAARSQGMAVIGVAFSLAFTLGPMLGASLSVEMAPWLSLFFAVSNLLFIFCFLPETLPPEKRAPSVALGFRAAADLLSPVALLRFAAVARGQDPPARDKLGSLRGLGLVYFLYLFLFSGLEYTLSFLAHQHFQFSRPCCCWCQPSFSLAGDTHCPCWAWGCCSTPLPLLSWCLACPPWLPALVLQVRRALSWALCGAWVPWPERWVPWWLPQCTGWLGPRSASPCARGSSCSPSSSC, encoded by the exons ATGGGGTGGGGGGCGGACGCCGGCTGCACCCCGCGCCCGCCCATCCGCCCGCGGCCCGCGCCCGAGCGCCGCGTGGTGGTCGTGCTCTTCCTGGGCCTGCTGCTGGACCTCTTGGCCTTCACGCTGCTGCTGCCCCTGCTACCCGGGCTGCTGGAGAGCCACGGCCGCGCGCAC gACCCGCTCTACGGCTCGTGGCAGCGCGGCGTGGACTGGTTCGCCGCGGCCATCGGGGTGCCGGCGGAGCAGCGCTACCACAGCGTGCTGTTCGGAG GTCTGATCGGCTCGGCCTTCTCCTTCCTGCAGTTCCTCTCCGCGCCGCTCACCGGGGCCGCCTCCGACTCCCTGGGGCGGCGCCCAGTGATGCTGCTGTCCCTG GCGGGTCTGGTTGCCTCCTATGCAGTATGGGCAGCATCCCGGAGCTTCGCGGCCTTTCTGGCCTCCAGGGTGATTGGGGGCATCAGCAAGGGGAACGTCAGCCTCTCCACAGCCATCGTTGCTGACCTGGGCTCACCTGCAGCCCGCAGCCAAGGCATG GCAGTGATTGGAGTGGCCTTCTCCTTGGCCTTCACACTGGGCCCCATGCTCGGTGCCTCCCTGTCTGTGGAGATGGCACCCTGGCTCAGCCTCTTCTTCGCAGTCTCAAACCTGCTCTTCATCTTCTGCTTCCTGCCAGAGACGCTACCTCCAGAGAAGCGC GCACCCTCGGTCGCCCTGGGCTTCCGCGCTGCTGCTGACCTGCTCAGCCCTGTGGCCCTCCTGCGCTTTGCAGCTGTTGCTCGAGGCCAGGACCCACCTGCCAGAGACA AGCTTGGCAGCCTGCGCGGCCTGGGCCTGGTCTACTTCCTCTACCTCTTCCTGTTCTCGGGGCTGGAGTACACGCTGAGCTTCCTGGCACACCAGCACTTCCAGTTTAGCAG GCCCTGCTGCTGCTGGTGCCAGCCTTCCTTCTCATTGGCTGGGGACACTCACTGCCcgtgctgggcctggggctgctgCTCTACTCCTTTG CCGCTGCTGTCGTGGTGCCTTGCCTGTCCTCCATGGTTGCCAGCTTTG GTTCTCCAGGTCAGAAGGGCACTGTCATGGGCACTCTGCGGAGCCTGGGTGCCCTGGCCAGAGCGGTGGGTCCCATGGTGGCTGCCTCAG TGTACTGGCTGGCTGGGGCCCAGGTCTGCTTCACCGTGTGCTCGGGGCtcttcctgttccccttcctcctcttgctGA
- the Mfsd10 gene encoding major facilitator superfamily domain-containing protein 10 isoform X4 yields the protein MGWGADAGCTPRPPIRPRPAPERRVVVVLFLGLLLDLLAFTLLLPLLPGLLESHGRAHDPLYGSWQRGVDWFAAAIGVPAEQRYHSVLFGGLIGSAFSFLQFLSAPLTGAASDSLGRRPVMLLSLAGLVASYAVWAASRSFAAFLASRVIGGISKGNVSLSTAIVADLGSPAARSQGMAVIGVAFSLAFTLGPMLGASLSVEMAPWLSLFFAVSNLLFIFCFLPETLPPEKRAPSVALGFRAAADLLSPVALLRFAAVARGQDPPARDKLGSLRGLGLVYFLYLFLFSGLEYTLSFLAHQHFQFSSLQQGKMFFFIGLTMATIQGTYARRISPGGEVAAVKRALLLLVPAFLLIGWGHSLPVLGLGLLLYSFAAAVVVPCLSSMVASFGSPGQKGTVMGTLRSLGALARAVGPMVAASGEGCGTAFSWGVWGSSVLGPRVSLSDSPQCTGWLGPRSASPCARGSSCSPSSSC from the exons ATGGGGTGGGGGGCGGACGCCGGCTGCACCCCGCGCCCGCCCATCCGCCCGCGGCCCGCGCCCGAGCGCCGCGTGGTGGTCGTGCTCTTCCTGGGCCTGCTGCTGGACCTCTTGGCCTTCACGCTGCTGCTGCCCCTGCTACCCGGGCTGCTGGAGAGCCACGGCCGCGCGCAC gACCCGCTCTACGGCTCGTGGCAGCGCGGCGTGGACTGGTTCGCCGCGGCCATCGGGGTGCCGGCGGAGCAGCGCTACCACAGCGTGCTGTTCGGAG GTCTGATCGGCTCGGCCTTCTCCTTCCTGCAGTTCCTCTCCGCGCCGCTCACCGGGGCCGCCTCCGACTCCCTGGGGCGGCGCCCAGTGATGCTGCTGTCCCTG GCGGGTCTGGTTGCCTCCTATGCAGTATGGGCAGCATCCCGGAGCTTCGCGGCCTTTCTGGCCTCCAGGGTGATTGGGGGCATCAGCAAGGGGAACGTCAGCCTCTCCACAGCCATCGTTGCTGACCTGGGCTCACCTGCAGCCCGCAGCCAAGGCATG GCAGTGATTGGAGTGGCCTTCTCCTTGGCCTTCACACTGGGCCCCATGCTCGGTGCCTCCCTGTCTGTGGAGATGGCACCCTGGCTCAGCCTCTTCTTCGCAGTCTCAAACCTGCTCTTCATCTTCTGCTTCCTGCCAGAGACGCTACCTCCAGAGAAGCGC GCACCCTCGGTCGCCCTGGGCTTCCGCGCTGCTGCTGACCTGCTCAGCCCTGTGGCCCTCCTGCGCTTTGCAGCTGTTGCTCGAGGCCAGGACCCACCTGCCAGAGACA AGCTTGGCAGCCTGCGCGGCCTGGGCCTGGTCTACTTCCTCTACCTCTTCCTGTTCTCGGGGCTGGAGTACACGCTGAGCTTCCTGGCACACCAGCACTTCCAGTTTAGCAG CCTGCAGCAGGGCAAGATGTTTTTCTTCATCGGTCTCACCATGGCCACCATCCAGGGCACCTACGCTCGGCGAATCAGCCCTGGCGGGGAAGTGGCAGCTGTCAAGCGG GCCCTGCTGCTGCTGGTGCCAGCCTTCCTTCTCATTGGCTGGGGACACTCACTGCCcgtgctgggcctggggctgctgCTCTACTCCTTTG CCGCTGCTGTCGTGGTGCCTTGCCTGTCCTCCATGGTTGCCAGCTTTG GTTCTCCAGGTCAGAAGGGCACTGTCATGGGCACTCTGCGGAGCCTGGGTGCCCTGGCCAGAGCGGTGGGTCCCATGGTGGCTGCCTCAGGTGAGGGCTGTGGGACAGCATTCAGT TGGGGGGTGTGGGGGTCCTCGGTCCTGGGGCCCCGGGTGAGCCTGTCCGACTCTCCACAGTGTACTGGCTGGCTGGGGCCCAGGTCTGCTTCACCGTGTGCTCGGGGCtcttcctgttccccttcctcctcttgctGA
- the Mfsd10 gene encoding major facilitator superfamily domain-containing protein 10 isoform X2, producing MGWGADAGCTPRPPIRPRPAPERRVVVVLFLGLLLDLLAFTLLLPLLPGLLESHGRAHDPLYGSWQRGVDWFAAAIGVPAEQRYHSVLFGGLIGSAFSFLQFLSAPLTGAASDSLGRRPVMLLSLAGLVASYAVWAASRSFAAFLASRVIGGISKGNVSLSTAIVADLGSPAARSQGMAVIGVAFSLAFTLGPMLGASLSVEMAPWLSLFFAVSNLLFIFCFLPETLPPEKRAPSVALGFRAAADLLSPVALLRFAAVARGQDPPARDKLGSLRGLGLVYFLYLFLFSGLEYTLSFLAHQHFQFSSRCCRGALPVLHGCQLWFSRSEGHCHGHSAEPGCPGQSGGSHGGCLSVLAGWGPGLLHRVLGALPVPLPPLAEAETSSAHSQGRVAELRGPHGATLALSGSLDQSPCPQLPALPG from the exons ATGGGGTGGGGGGCGGACGCCGGCTGCACCCCGCGCCCGCCCATCCGCCCGCGGCCCGCGCCCGAGCGCCGCGTGGTGGTCGTGCTCTTCCTGGGCCTGCTGCTGGACCTCTTGGCCTTCACGCTGCTGCTGCCCCTGCTACCCGGGCTGCTGGAGAGCCACGGCCGCGCGCAC gACCCGCTCTACGGCTCGTGGCAGCGCGGCGTGGACTGGTTCGCCGCGGCCATCGGGGTGCCGGCGGAGCAGCGCTACCACAGCGTGCTGTTCGGAG GTCTGATCGGCTCGGCCTTCTCCTTCCTGCAGTTCCTCTCCGCGCCGCTCACCGGGGCCGCCTCCGACTCCCTGGGGCGGCGCCCAGTGATGCTGCTGTCCCTG GCGGGTCTGGTTGCCTCCTATGCAGTATGGGCAGCATCCCGGAGCTTCGCGGCCTTTCTGGCCTCCAGGGTGATTGGGGGCATCAGCAAGGGGAACGTCAGCCTCTCCACAGCCATCGTTGCTGACCTGGGCTCACCTGCAGCCCGCAGCCAAGGCATG GCAGTGATTGGAGTGGCCTTCTCCTTGGCCTTCACACTGGGCCCCATGCTCGGTGCCTCCCTGTCTGTGGAGATGGCACCCTGGCTCAGCCTCTTCTTCGCAGTCTCAAACCTGCTCTTCATCTTCTGCTTCCTGCCAGAGACGCTACCTCCAGAGAAGCGC GCACCCTCGGTCGCCCTGGGCTTCCGCGCTGCTGCTGACCTGCTCAGCCCTGTGGCCCTCCTGCGCTTTGCAGCTGTTGCTCGAGGCCAGGACCCACCTGCCAGAGACA AGCTTGGCAGCCTGCGCGGCCTGGGCCTGGTCTACTTCCTCTACCTCTTCCTGTTCTCGGGGCTGGAGTACACGCTGAGCTTCCTGGCACACCAGCACTTCCAGTTTAGCAG CCGCTGCTGTCGTGGTGCCTTGCCTGTCCTCCATGGTTGCCAGCTTTG GTTCTCCAGGTCAGAAGGGCACTGTCATGGGCACTCTGCGGAGCCTGGGTGCCCTGGCCAGAGCGGTGGGTCCCATGGTGGCTGCCTCAG TGTACTGGCTGGCTGGGGCCCAGGTCTGCTTCACCGTGTGCTCGGGGCtcttcctgttccccttcctcctcttgctGAAGCTGAGACATCCAGCGCCCATTCTCAAGGCCGAGTAGCTGAGCTGCGTGGCCCACACGGGGCCACCCTTGCTCTAAGTGGGAGCCTGGACCAGAGCCCCTGCCCCCAACTCCCTGCCCTCCCAGGCTAG